The following nucleotide sequence is from Candidatus Neomarinimicrobiota bacterium.
AGCCACTCCCAGGCCAAGGATATGCGACTCTTCTTTACAGGCAGTGGATCATTGAATGATAAAGAACGGGGAGGGGAATGGTATGACTGGGATTACGACATTCGGCATCAGCTCACCTTTATCGGAGGGTGGAAAAAGAAGTTCCATAAAGAGGTGTGGTATCAGGAGTTGAAGAAGAAAAAATGGTTCCGGATAGCCTCAACGGTTCTGGGGCCTTTGAATCCTCTGGCAGATGAGGTTGAGCTGAATGTTCGTTTTGGCTACAATAGCGGCCGACCATATACTGAGCGGACCTACATTCCCGAGCTGCGGGACTGGGTAGCCACCGAGGATGCCAATTGGAACAGTCTTCGCTTCCCCGAGTACCACCGTCTCGATTTTATGTTCCTGCAGAGATGGATGCTTCCCAAAATGAATATTGTGGCCTATGTTGACATTATGAACATCTACGATCGCAACAATATCTGGGATTATGCCTACAGCTCGGACGGGACAAAAGAAGAGGTGTGGCAGTATAGAACCGTGCCCGTAGGCGGGGTGACGCTGGAATTTTAGAATGAAATGTTGTCACAGTGTATTCAAAGGATAGAAGCGGCATCGTGCTGACATACTTTCTCTGGATTATCCTGTTTGCAATACTGATTCTTTTTGCCGGCGCCATGGCGTGGACGCTGAAGCGCCCGCAGGAAGAGTCCGGCGAGAGCGAAGAGGATCTGGAGGAGTGGACCTGTCCATCCTGCGGCTTCCAGGTACAGATGGGGACGGAATGTATCTATTGCGGCGAGAAAAAGCCCATAGTGTAGGTTAAATATTCCTGGAGCAGTGCTGTTCGAAACAATTGAAAATGGCATAATCAAGAATCTGTTCTTGAAGATATTGGACAGACATACCCTGGAAGTGATCGCATTAATCATTTGTTTTTCACTTTCACCTTCCTCTATAAATTGTGTATAATCGTTTTGGATGAGACAGAAACGCTTATATGAACCGATGACGTTTTATACCAACATACTTCTGGCACTTCTCGCTATCTATTGCGGACTCCGGATCTCTGAGCTCTACTGGCAGAAGTTCCACCTGTTTCATTTTCATCTGAGCTGGACGTTTTACACTCTTGCGGCTGGGGCACTGCTGGGAGCCATCGCCCACGGCTTTAGCCCCAACTTTCCTCCTATACTCAAGATGCTTGTCTGGAAGGCGACAGTACTATCGGCCGGCCTGACAGCAATGTTTTTTGTCCTCACCTCTCTTGCGGCCGTGATGTCGTTTGAGTCCTACACCCTTCTACGCTGGATTCCCATCCTGGGACTGATAATCTACGCTGTTATCATCTGGCGCGACAGTCAGTTTATCCAGGCGATGAAGTTCACTGTGCCGGCTATGATATTCGTGCTGGCGGCAATGATCTATATATTCGGCACTACGAAAGATGCAGGGGCGGGAAATATCATCCTTGGACTTCTGATTACTTCTGTCGGGGCGGTACTCTGGGCGGTTCGTTTCTCCCTCCACTCTCACTTCAATCATAACGATATTTATCACCTTGTTCAGATGGTAGGGCTGTGGTTTATTTACAGGGGCGGGCTTGCTATTAAGAATATTCTCAACTGACGACGATCCCAAACCAATTTCCGCCCCGGGTCCGGGGTGAACTGGTTTGAGCAGACTGCATGATTAACTTCACCGATATTTCCGTGGAAAATGATAAATACGGCTTTCCATTTGTCGAGGGGCACTAATCGTTGTAAATTTCCCGGATTCCAATCAGGCAAAGTATGGATATTCAAGTCAGAGAAATCAACAGCTACACCCGCGAGATGGATATTAGCGCTCCCTGGGAAGAACTTCAGGAATCGTTTAACGTTAGCATCGATCGTTTTCGAAAGAAGGTAAAGTTACAAGGATTCCGCAAGGGGAAAGTACCCAAGAAGATACTGCTGCAGCAATTTTTGTTAGAGATTGAGGCCGATTTTGCTCAGCAAACTGTGGAGCAGCTCTATATTGAAGCCCTGCGGGAGAAGGGTTTTGTACCGGTGAACCGTGCTGAAATTGAGGCGGTAGATTTTAGTCAGGGTCAGCCGCTGACATTTACCGCCACTTTTGAGGTGGAGCCCACAGTAACCCTGCCGAAGTACAGCAAGAAAATGAAGGTCAACAAGAATGTCTATCAGCCTGATGAACAGGATGTGGACGATTTCATTGAAGAGTTGAGGCGCCAGTCGGCGCGGCTGGAGACCAACGAGACGGGATCGGTGGAAGGGTCATTGCTTTTTGTGGACATGCAAGAGCTCGATTTTTCGGGCGTTCCCATCATTGGACGAAAGGTAGAGGACAGGTATATCAAAGTAGGAGACGGTGTCTTCGGCGGTGAGAATCTTGATCGCCTCACCGGTTTGAAAGTCGGCGATACAGCTGTTGTAGATGTGGCATCACCAGATGGGAAGGAGTCTACCCGCTATCAACTCACTATCAAAAACGTTCAGGAAGAGATCATGCCGCGGGTAGATGAGGATTTCATTAAGAAAGTGGATGGGGAAGCAGAAACTGAAGAAGCGTTCCGCAGCAACATTATGGAGAGGATTCAGAAAAGGCTTGATCACGATGCTGAGGCGCAGTTCGAAGATGAAATTATCGCCTATTTTCTGCGCGAAACTGACCCTGAAGTACCACCCTCCATGATAGATGGCTACATCGATAATTCATTTGAAGATGCCCGCAACAGGAACGGTGAAACGCTCGATGAGGAACAGTTTCGCACTGAGATGAGACCGTCGGTCGTCAGGAATCTCAAGTGGTACCTGATCAGGAAAGAGTTGATCAGGGGTGAAGAA
It contains:
- the tig gene encoding trigger factor, which gives rise to MDIQVREINSYTREMDISAPWEELQESFNVSIDRFRKKVKLQGFRKGKVPKKILLQQFLLEIEADFAQQTVEQLYIEALREKGFVPVNRAEIEAVDFSQGQPLTFTATFEVEPTVTLPKYSKKMKVNKNVYQPDEQDVDDFIEELRRQSARLETNETGSVEGSLLFVDMQELDFSGVPIIGRKVEDRYIKVGDGVFGGENLDRLTGLKVGDTAVVDVASPDGKESTRYQLTIKNVQEEIMPRVDEDFIKKVDGEAETEEAFRSNIMERIQKRLDHDAEAQFEDEIIAYFLRETDPEVPPSMIDGYIDNSFEDARNRNGETLDEEQFRTEMRPSVVRNLKWYLIRKELIRGEEVSIADERVDERIDEIVAAAGKESGQIRRFYRKQSNRERLREDLMDRELFEKIKSYAKVSEVKIATSELRKQKSLAQDRPA
- a CDS encoding TonB-dependent receptor yields the protein SLEAFYKMYENLPTHYYWTNPKEEYPLPLEHRAHWLNEGEARSRGFELFLQKKMTQNWHLLLSYAWSHSQAKDMRLFFTGSGSLNDKERGGEWYDWDYDIRHQLTFIGGWKKKFHKEVWYQELKKKKWFRIASTVLGPLNPLADEVELNVRFGYNSGRPYTERTYIPELRDWVATEDANWNSLRFPEYHRLDFMFLQRWMLPKMNIVAYVDIMNIYDRNNIWDYAYSSDGTKEEVWQYRTVPVGGVTLEF